A DNA window from Methanobacterium sp. contains the following coding sequences:
- a CDS encoding adenylyltransferase/cytidyltransferase family protein, translated as MKTVMATGTFDIIHPGHGYYLEEAKKLGGDDAKLVVVIARDSTVRARKRVPVVGENQRLEVVKMLKPVDEAYLGHTSDMFKIVEEIKPDIIVIGPDQDFDLRKLKEQLKERNINVDVVKVTSYKKSPLDSSCKIIKKIKEMEFDEKIFKNGP; from the coding sequence ATGAAAACAGTGATGGCAACAGGGACATTTGATATAATTCATCCAGGACACGGATATTATCTTGAAGAGGCAAAAAAACTAGGAGGGGATGATGCAAAGCTTGTAGTAGTTATTGCAAGGGATTCTACTGTAAGGGCAAGGAAAAGAGTGCCTGTTGTGGGTGAAAATCAAAGGTTAGAAGTTGTTAAAATGTTAAAACCTGTTGATGAAGCTTATTTAGGCCATACTAGCGATATGTTCAAAATTGTTGAAGAAATAAAACCAGATATAATTGTTATAGGTCCTGATCAGGATTTTGATCTTCGAAAACTTAAAGAACAGCTCAAAGAAAGGAATATCAATGTAGACGTTGTAAAAGTTACAAGCTATAAAAAATCTCCACTCGACAGTTCATGCAAAATAATTAAAAAGATCAAAGAAATGGAATTTGACGAAAAAATTTTTAAAAACGGACCATGA
- a CDS encoding NOG1 family protein, whose protein sequence is MFIPTVPTPDEILDKSFRRAKKAADKVRTSKVPRYQMAKKTEEARIKTACQVTKDTLNNLLDKTPQVEQMHMFYQDYIDVMVGVDDLKKSLGALNWAVGIVSKIENEYVFKVRRSKSENAANVRRAAFGRIASVMRQIKEELDFLDFVKGKLRNMPTIDFEAFTLVIAGFPNVGKSTLLRQITPAEPKVANYPFTTHGIQIGHFEKRWKKYQIIDTPGLLDRPIRDMNNIELRAMVALEHLADVILYIFDASETSGYPLDAQMRLYEEIKHVFDTPIISVFNKMDLVENNKYLDEYISKLNEPLMISASEGSGVDLIIKELEEFNGGKKGNKD, encoded by the coding sequence ATGTTTATACCAACAGTACCAACGCCTGATGAAATCTTAGATAAAAGCTTTAGAAGGGCCAAAAAAGCAGCCGATAAGGTAAGGACATCAAAGGTCCCCCGTTATCAAATGGCGAAAAAAACAGAAGAGGCCAGAATAAAAACTGCCTGTCAAGTTACAAAAGATACATTAAATAATTTACTGGATAAGACACCGCAGGTGGAACAAATGCACATGTTTTACCAGGACTATATCGATGTTATGGTTGGTGTAGATGACCTTAAAAAGTCTCTCGGGGCTTTAAACTGGGCAGTAGGTATTGTATCTAAGATTGAAAATGAATATGTGTTTAAAGTAAGAAGGTCAAAGTCTGAAAATGCAGCAAATGTTAGACGGGCTGCATTTGGTAGAATTGCATCTGTAATGCGCCAAATAAAAGAGGAACTTGACTTCTTAGATTTTGTGAAAGGGAAACTTCGAAATATGCCCACCATAGATTTTGAAGCATTCACACTGGTTATAGCAGGGTTCCCAAATGTTGGAAAATCTACACTGCTTCGCCAGATCACTCCTGCCGAGCCAAAAGTTGCAAACTATCCTTTTACAACTCATGGGATTCAAATAGGGCACTTTGAGAAAAGATGGAAAAAATACCAGATAATAGACACACCCGGACTTCTTGACAGGCCTATAAGGGACATGAACAATATTGAACTCCGCGCTATGGTTGCACTGGAACATTTAGCTGATGTCATTTTATATATTTTTGACGCATCTGAAACATCTGGTTACCCTCTCGATGCACAGATGAGATTATATGAAGAAATAAAACATGTTTTTGACACTCCAATAATAAGTGTTTTTAACAAAATGGATTTGGTAGAAAATAATAAGTATTTAGATGAATATATTAGTAAACTGAATGAACCTCTAATGATTTCAGCATCAGAAGGTTCTGGCGTGGATTTAATAATTAAGGAGCTGGAGGAATTTAATGGTGGAAAAAAAGGAAATAAAGACTAA
- a CDS encoding Hsp20/alpha crystallin family protein: protein MVEKKEIKTKKELEMEKAEKDVPVSKSTEPEEVKVEEVEKLPDEPEAETEPESERKSEWEAKAERGRGAAQKFFDDMIGTFRERGGDFEKALSEYTASAPSKLATDVIETDGNIIVKADIPGVKKEDIVIDLTDDSIEIFAKFEEETEEEGKNFIKKERRYGEARRSLILPEAVKVKEASAKFDNGVLTVTLPKLEEKKRFQVKVD from the coding sequence ATGGTGGAAAAAAAGGAAATAAAGACTAAAAAAGAATTAGAAATGGAAAAAGCTGAAAAAGATGTTCCAGTGTCAAAATCAACTGAACCTGAAGAAGTTAAAGTGGAAGAAGTAGAAAAACTTCCAGATGAACCTGAAGCAGAAACCGAACCTGAATCAGAAAGAAAATCAGAATGGGAAGCCAAGGCAGAAAGAGGAAGAGGAGCTGCACAGAAGTTTTTTGATGATATGATAGGTACATTCCGCGAAAGAGGGGGAGACTTTGAGAAAGCTCTATCTGAATATACGGCATCTGCTCCGAGTAAACTAGCGACTGATGTAATAGAAACTGATGGCAATATAATTGTTAAAGCAGATATTCCTGGTGTTAAAAAAGAAGATATAGTCATTGACTTAACAGATGACTCAATAGAAATCTTTGCAAAATTCGAAGAAGAAACAGAAGAGGAAGGTAAAAACTTCATCAAAAAAGAAAGGAGATATGGTGAAGCAAGAAGATCTTTAATACTGCCAGAAGCAGTTAAGGTCAAAGAAGCATCAGCTAAGTTTGATAATGGTGTTTTAACAGTAACACTTCCTAAATTAGAAGAAAAAAAGAGATTCCAGGTAAAGGTTGACTAA
- a CDS encoding transglutaminase domain-containing protein: MKRLLLLTVLLLFVAALFNVTNIYAATEYSQITDNYLNTSLIQENITNNTSNNLTIQNTTESVNKTASVNNTVQNQSLLKNASNSSDSRMKTNNSNITNVQNSTDAAGAELYKNVRGIWLKAEDVNKLNISEIKKAGITDIFIKSNLLSAPSYKNVLTALLNKLKGTSFRVHAWITCFKDANGNWIDPQGKYSYKVKVPDKKIKYKVWYKSWYKYNGKWKYKWKYYYKYKYTYKYQTKYGYNTSKIDSLISSISKIVKNYNIDGINLDYIRYPGNAYKSSGSTAAITSFVQKVYKTVKSIKPKVAVSAELMPEGKMNAYYYGQNYTQLAKYLDFMVPMLYKGNYGYNSSTGTSSNGKSGTNWIGSTVKYIVSQANGTPVIAGLQTYRSDKNVKVIPASELQGDIKAAGDNGASGYALFRYGLIDSKLYTSQNSTGTQIKFTMDQIQDAAARVKAYIETNHVLPNYVTIGTTQVKMPDMLRLMTASLLQLNSGTKTPITLKSTSSPVKSTGDTIDGIINKAGYLKIAQNIKSFIETNGIAPNYATSSLGKIQYESAIYMYSKILNFYKTNKYLPVYVTMTPWIWNDLPSEMQKYLQPTNNCQSNDPKIKSLASSLTKGITSTYDRGEKIFNWVRDNLGYSFYYNTRYGAVGTLNAKTGNCVDTSHLMIALARAAGIPARYVHGYCKFSSGTIYGHVWAQLYINGKWYDADGISIRNSLGEINNWDKNKSTIEGTYSELPF; encoded by the coding sequence ATGAAGCGACTTTTGTTGCTTACAGTGTTGCTCCTTTTTGTTGCAGCGCTGTTTAATGTAACTAATATATATGCCGCCACAGAATATTCGCAGATTACAGATAATTACCTAAACACCAGTTTAATTCAAGAAAATATAACAAATAATACTTCAAATAATTTGACTATTCAAAATACAACAGAATCTGTAAATAAAACAGCATCTGTTAATAACACAGTACAAAACCAAAGCTTACTAAAAAATGCATCGAATTCAAGCGATAGCAGAATGAAAACAAATAACAGTAATATAACAAACGTTCAAAATTCTACTGACGCCGCAGGAGCTGAATTATATAAAAATGTTCGCGGGATATGGCTAAAAGCCGAAGATGTGAACAAATTGAATATAAGTGAAATTAAAAAAGCAGGAATTACAGATATATTCATCAAATCGAACTTATTATCTGCTCCTTCGTATAAAAACGTGTTAACAGCTCTTTTAAACAAGCTTAAAGGCACAAGTTTTAGGGTTCATGCATGGATAACATGCTTTAAGGATGCAAATGGTAATTGGATCGATCCTCAGGGAAAATACAGTTATAAAGTAAAAGTTCCTGATAAAAAAATTAAATACAAGGTTTGGTACAAATCTTGGTACAAATACAATGGTAAATGGAAATATAAATGGAAATATTACTATAAGTACAAATACACGTACAAATATCAAACAAAATATGGATACAACACATCTAAAATAGATTCATTGATCTCTTCAATTTCAAAAATAGTTAAAAATTATAATATAGACGGAATCAATCTCGACTATATTAGATATCCAGGTAATGCCTATAAAAGTTCAGGTTCAACCGCAGCAATAACATCTTTCGTTCAAAAAGTGTATAAAACTGTAAAATCGATTAAACCGAAAGTAGCAGTTTCGGCAGAGTTAATGCCTGAAGGAAAAATGAACGCATATTATTATGGGCAGAACTATACTCAACTTGCAAAATACCTTGATTTCATGGTTCCAATGCTTTATAAAGGCAACTATGGATACAACAGTTCAACAGGTACTAGTAGTAATGGAAAAAGTGGTACAAACTGGATAGGCTCAACTGTGAAATATATAGTTAGTCAGGCTAACGGAACACCGGTTATAGCTGGCCTTCAGACGTACCGTTCAGATAAAAATGTAAAAGTAATACCAGCGAGCGAATTACAGGGCGACATTAAAGCAGCTGGGGATAATGGAGCATCAGGATACGCATTGTTTAGGTACGGGCTAATAGATAGTAAATTATATACAAGTCAAAACAGTACTGGCACTCAGATTAAGTTCACAATGGACCAAATTCAAGATGCTGCAGCCAGAGTCAAAGCATATATTGAAACCAATCATGTCCTTCCAAATTATGTGACAATTGGTACAACTCAGGTTAAAATGCCTGATATGTTAAGATTAATGACTGCAAGTCTTTTACAATTAAACAGCGGAACAAAGACACCCATAACACTGAAAAGTACTAGTTCACCAGTAAAGTCTACTGGAGATACAATAGATGGGATAATAAATAAAGCAGGATATCTAAAGATTGCACAGAATATCAAGTCCTTTATTGAAACAAATGGTATTGCACCAAATTATGCAACAAGTTCTTTGGGAAAGATACAGTATGAATCTGCCATTTACATGTATTCAAAGATATTGAACTTTTACAAGACAAACAAATATTTACCTGTATATGTAACAATGACTCCATGGATATGGAACGATTTACCATCCGAAATGCAGAAATACCTGCAACCAACCAATAATTGTCAATCAAACGACCCTAAAATTAAATCACTTGCATCATCACTTACAAAAGGTATAACTTCGACCTATGATAGAGGCGAAAAGATCTTTAACTGGGTAAGGGATAACTTGGGCTATTCCTTTTACTACAATACCAGATACGGGGCAGTAGGCACATTAAATGCAAAGACAGGAAATTGTGTCGACACTTCGCATCTTATGATAGCACTGGCAAGAGCAGCGGGAATTCCAGCAAGATACGTACACGGTTATTGTAAGTTTTCAAGTGGTACTATATATGGGCACGTCTGGGCGCAGTTATATATAAATGGTAAATGGTATGATGCAGATGGAATAAGCATCAGAAATTCACTTGGTGAAATAAATAACTGGGACAAAAATAAATCGACAATAGAAGGCACCTATTCGGAGCTGCCTTTCTAA
- a CDS encoding pseudomurein-binding repeat-containing protein encodes METIGGGIIKRHSLLVMLIICIMAMSTIGSSYATADNQQSAETTADSALNNNTTVNQNPVETVKNNQTGIQNRVQSTSLTGNTGNSTTQTLQAQNTTNSTSNISSNSQNSINALTNTQNAVQTAETNDQNSVNTSPTNSANNTTIQQLATENQGFSNPQIENLQALENQGFSNPQIENLQAAAGTTYTNVHGIWLRAEDAGNITVSELKKANITDIFVKANLISAPTYSSVLSGIITKFKNSGIRIHAWITCFQDANGKWINPANTTQQTTLLNAIKKIVTNYSVDGIFLDYVRYSGVGSNTAGTSGTKTITSFVQKVYNAVKSIKPKAAVSATVMPEGTTNANTYGQNYTQLSKYLDFLVPMIYKGNYGQNTTWIGTATKYIVNNAGGKPVIVGLQSYISDYDTTPLSAGELNADIKSALSNGASGYALYRYGLISKDFIAPPSFNTSDIQSAAAKVKAYIETNHKLPNYVTIGTAQVTMPAFLKLMVKGLLQINSKITTPITLKTVNNPQNSTGSFTKGNINKTSYMDIAQRINSFIDSNGLAPNYATTGLGKVQYEQLVYMFSKILNYYNTNKALPSYVSMDPGVKVSPPSDSDIQTTQVFTLDQIKSAATSVKSYIESNHDLPNYVTVGSVQVKMTDFLRLLLIGTIEVNDGSNAQISLKTVNAAATPSESIKSGNITKANYVDLANRVKAFIDANGVLPNHATTTLGEIGYQSLIYMYSKILAYDSTNKALPNYVSVSPWSAVSTVPIPSDLQQYLKETKNCQVTNSQIQTLAKSITSGKSSTYDKAVAIFNWVRDNIGYSFYYNTKYGAVGTLNAKTGNCVDTAHLLISLERAAGIPARYEHVKAQFTSGTWYGHVIAQVWVNGKWYNADGTSSKNTFGVINNWNTATATYYGTYAELPF; translated from the coding sequence TTGGAAACAATAGGGGGCGGTATTATCAAGCGACACTCGTTGCTTGTAATGTTAATTATCTGCATCATGGCTATGTCTACCATTGGTAGTTCGTATGCCACTGCAGATAATCAGCAATCAGCGGAAACTACTGCAGATTCCGCTTTAAATAATAACACAACAGTTAATCAAAACCCAGTTGAAACTGTTAAAAATAACCAAACAGGGATCCAAAATAGGGTTCAAAGTACTTCATTAACAGGAAATACAGGAAACAGTACAACACAAACTCTACAGGCTCAAAACACTACAAATTCTACATCGAATATAAGTTCAAACAGCCAAAATTCAATAAATGCATTAACAAATACACAAAACGCAGTACAAACTGCAGAGACTAACGATCAAAATTCAGTAAATACATCTCCAACAAATTCAGCAAACAATACAACTATTCAACAACTAGCTACTGAAAATCAAGGATTTTCTAATCCGCAAATAGAAAATTTGCAAGCTTTAGAAAATCAAGGATTTTCTAATCCGCAAATAGAAAATTTGCAGGCAGCAGCAGGAACCACTTACACCAATGTTCACGGCATCTGGCTTAGAGCCGAAGATGCAGGAAACATTACTGTAAGTGAACTAAAAAAAGCAAATATTACAGATATATTCGTAAAAGCAAATTTAATCTCAGCACCAACTTATTCCAGCGTGTTATCGGGTATTATAACAAAATTCAAGAATTCTGGAATAAGAATTCATGCATGGATCACCTGTTTCCAGGATGCAAATGGTAAATGGATTAATCCAGCAAATACTACTCAGCAAACAACCTTGTTGAATGCAATTAAAAAGATCGTAACCAATTACAGCGTAGATGGTATCTTTCTGGATTACGTAAGGTATTCGGGAGTAGGAAGCAACACCGCAGGTACAAGTGGAACCAAAACAATAACATCATTCGTTCAAAAAGTCTATAACGCCGTTAAATCGATAAAACCTAAAGCAGCTGTTTCAGCAACAGTAATGCCTGAAGGAACAACAAATGCAAACACTTATGGACAGAACTATACACAACTTTCCAAATATCTTGATTTCCTTGTTCCAATGATCTATAAAGGAAATTACGGTCAAAACACCACGTGGATTGGAACGGCAACAAAATACATAGTTAATAATGCAGGTGGAAAGCCAGTAATTGTGGGACTTCAGTCTTATATTTCAGACTATGATACAACACCATTAAGTGCTGGTGAATTGAATGCAGACATTAAATCAGCATTAAGTAATGGGGCATCGGGATATGCACTTTACAGATATGGATTAATCAGTAAAGATTTCATAGCTCCACCGAGCTTCAATACAAGTGACATTCAAAGTGCTGCAGCGAAAGTAAAGGCATACATTGAAACTAATCACAAACTGCCGAATTATGTAACAATTGGTACCGCCCAGGTTACAATGCCTGCATTTTTGAAACTAATGGTTAAAGGGTTACTCCAGATAAACAGCAAAATAACAACACCAATAACACTTAAGACAGTAAATAATCCTCAAAATTCAACAGGATCATTTACTAAAGGAAATATAAACAAAACAAGCTACATGGATATTGCACAGAGAATCAATTCTTTCATAGATTCAAACGGTCTTGCACCAAACTATGCAACAACTGGCCTTGGAAAAGTTCAGTATGAACAGTTAGTGTACATGTTCTCTAAAATATTGAACTACTACAACACAAACAAGGCTTTACCAAGCTATGTTTCAATGGATCCTGGTGTTAAGGTTTCACCACCATCAGATAGTGATATTCAAACCACACAGGTATTTACATTAGACCAGATCAAAAGTGCGGCAACAAGCGTCAAATCTTATATAGAATCCAATCATGATTTGCCGAATTATGTAACAGTTGGTTCAGTACAGGTTAAAATGACAGACTTCTTACGTTTGTTACTTATAGGTACAATCGAAGTAAATGATGGATCAAATGCTCAGATATCACTTAAAACAGTAAATGCAGCAGCAACACCAAGTGAAAGCATTAAAAGTGGAAACATAACTAAAGCCAATTATGTGGATCTTGCAAATAGGGTCAAAGCATTCATAGATGCAAATGGGGTTTTACCAAACCATGCAACAACTACTCTTGGTGAAATTGGATATCAATCTTTGATTTACATGTATTCAAAGATACTGGCATATGACAGTACAAACAAGGCTTTACCAAATTATGTTTCAGTAAGTCCTTGGAGTGCAGTTTCAACAGTGCCTATACCATCTGATTTACAGCAGTATCTTAAGGAAACAAAAAACTGTCAGGTGACTAATTCACAGATTCAAACACTGGCAAAATCAATAACAAGCGGTAAATCTTCTACCTACGATAAAGCGGTAGCAATTTTCAACTGGGTAAGGGACAATATAGGTTATTCCTTCTATTATAACACCAAATATGGGGCGGTAGGTACATTGAATGCCAAAACCGGAAATTGTGTGGATACCGCACACTTGTTAATATCTCTTGAAAGGGCTGCAGGAATTCCTGCACGATATGAGCATGTTAAAGCTCAATTTACAAGTGGTACCTGGTACGGACACGTCATCGCTCAAGTATGGGTGAACGGTAAATGGTACAATGCAGATGGAACCAGTTCCAAGAACACTTTCGGTGTTATCAATAATTGGAATACTGCAACAGCAACATATTACGGTACATATGCGGAATTGCCTTTCTAG
- a CDS encoding transglutaminase-like domain-containing protein codes for MSLIGIAGVSAANIGTATTQTGNHHTVQKDINLHDKYINILKKPIKTQKKVVKKSKTVKKTANTTNNITQFVNKNKTVTSSSKNSVKAKNNTVTKSVPKYAGEKPMYAYGHKKKVRYAHKWYRYHGKWYRYHGKVHKYKRHHTYRHHSKTHRYHRHSSANSASIKSLAHSLSRGTHSQYQKGAKVFNWVRNHLSYKFYYNTRYGANGALKYRTGNCADQAHLVVALARSSGLHARYVAAKAHFRSGHWYGHVWAQIKANGRWYTADPTSNRNSFGVARNWNAAHIKGIYSNLPF; via the coding sequence ATGTCGCTAATTGGTATTGCTGGCGTAAGCGCAGCAAATATTGGAACTGCTACAACACAGACTGGTAATCACCATACTGTGCAAAAAGATATAAATTTACATGATAAATATATAAATATTCTAAAAAAACCGATCAAAACGCAAAAAAAGGTCGTTAAAAAGTCTAAAACAGTTAAAAAGACTGCTAACACTACAAACAATATTACACAATTTGTGAACAAAAATAAAACAGTGACTTCATCCAGTAAAAATTCAGTGAAGGCAAAAAATAATACAGTAACAAAATCAGTTCCTAAGTATGCAGGGGAAAAACCTATGTATGCATATGGGCATAAAAAGAAGGTAAGATATGCCCACAAATGGTACAGATATCATGGTAAATGGTACAGATACCACGGTAAGGTTCACAAATATAAAAGACATCATACCTACAGGCACCACAGTAAAACTCATAGATATCATAGACATTCAAGTGCAAACAGTGCAAGCATAAAATCATTAGCTCATTCACTTTCAAGAGGTACACATTCACAGTACCAGAAAGGGGCTAAAGTATTTAATTGGGTAAGGAACCATTTAAGCTACAAATTCTATTATAATACTAGATATGGGGCAAATGGTGCATTAAAATATAGAACAGGTAACTGTGCTGATCAGGCACATTTAGTCGTTGCACTTGCAAGGTCATCTGGATTACATGCAAGGTACGTGGCTGCTAAAGCTCACTTTAGAAGTGGACACTGGTATGGTCATGTATGGGCTCAAATTAAAGCTAACGGTAGATGGTACACAGCTGACCCAACCAGTAACCGTAATTCATTTGGAGTTGCAAGAAACTGGAATGCAGCACATATCAAAGGTATTTACAGTAACTTACCATTTTAA
- a CDS encoding thiamine-phosphate synthase family protein, with amino-acid sequence MEIENLKKAVEIIQNSEELAAFIPEVRSNIVMAKENAKDVNDVAGIPGRITIVHGKPKAFVEPEFGVSSHMARLVLSMMKHDSSKRSAMNIKYSPKIIEICEKLGLKVSFYDRNDEPENVRQVEGGTIPWGVETAIKRIGDIPDIIYHKGAWGKEPSITLIGTSAVDVAKMSVCIARIFNTKEGYKVIFTPPAEKSDSKSSDTSCIFCAMAKGDPEVSKHVLYNDGEDMVVLNIAPYTTGHLLVIPTKHYTDLNELNPESLKNLFNTVKKAGTLMKEVIHPDGINIGINLGEAAGQRIQHIHVHLVPRFKFESSFIGTTANTRVIRESLDETYIRYMEKIDKLTNV; translated from the coding sequence ATGGAAATAGAGAATCTGAAAAAAGCCGTTGAAATTATACAAAACTCTGAAGAATTAGCTGCATTTATTCCAGAGGTACGAAGTAATATTGTAATGGCAAAAGAGAACGCAAAAGATGTAAATGACGTGGCAGGAATTCCAGGAAGAATAACAATAGTACATGGTAAACCAAAAGCTTTCGTGGAACCCGAATTCGGAGTATCTTCACACATGGCCAGATTAGTATTAAGCATGATGAAACATGATTCTTCAAAAAGAAGTGCCATGAATATTAAATATAGCCCCAAAATAATTGAAATATGTGAAAAATTAGGGCTTAAAGTCTCATTTTATGATAGAAATGATGAACCTGAAAACGTGAGGCAAGTAGAAGGTGGTACTATCCCATGGGGTGTTGAGACTGCCATTAAAAGAATTGGAGATATTCCAGACATTATATATCACAAAGGCGCTTGGGGAAAAGAACCTTCAATTACTTTAATTGGTACCAGTGCAGTAGATGTTGCCAAAATGTCAGTGTGCATCGCGAGAATTTTCAATACTAAAGAAGGTTATAAAGTAATTTTTACTCCTCCTGCCGAAAAATCAGATTCAAAAAGTTCAGATACATCATGTATATTCTGTGCAATGGCAAAAGGTGATCCAGAAGTTTCAAAACATGTGCTTTACAATGATGGAGAAGATATGGTAGTTTTAAATATAGCTCCTTATACAACAGGACATCTCCTTGTTATTCCAACAAAACATTACACTGATTTGAATGAATTAAATCCAGAATCTCTTAAAAATTTATTTAACACTGTAAAAAAAGCAGGAACGCTTATGAAAGAAGTTATACATCCAGATGGGATAAATATAGGGATTAACCTTGGTGAAGCAGCAGGACAACGCATACAACATATCCATGTCCACCTTGTACCCCGGTTTAAATTTGAGTCCAGTTTTATAGGGACAACTGCAAATACTAGAGTTATTAGAGAAAGTCTGGATGAAACCTATATTAGATACATGGAAAAAATTGATAAATTAACCAATGTTTAA
- a CDS encoding Hsp20/alpha crystallin family protein, whose protein sequence is MMNGRPKRRTSIDKIIDDAMDYINDVSDEIERSISSYTSAPETDLIETHDNIIVRTNLPGIKKEDIKIDLTEEKLKIKVLGYEETPLEKGAQVKSKGRRHGKIKRTVMLPEKVIVEEAGAKLEDGVLTVTMPKAEKKVRHEVPIH, encoded by the coding sequence ATGATGAATGGAAGGCCTAAAAGGAGAACTTCGATTGATAAAATAATAGATGATGCTATGGATTATATCAATGATGTAAGCGACGAAATTGAAAGATCTATTAGCAGTTATACAAGCGCTCCAGAAACTGATTTAATTGAAACTCATGATAACATAATAGTCCGCACAAATCTTCCAGGAATTAAAAAAGAAGATATAAAGATAGATTTAACAGAAGAAAAACTTAAAATTAAAGTTTTAGGTTATGAAGAGACTCCGCTGGAAAAAGGGGCTCAAGTAAAATCAAAAGGAAGAAGACACGGTAAAATAAAGCGAACTGTAATGCTTCCGGAAAAAGTTATCGTAGAAGAAGCAGGTGCCAAACTTGAAGATGGCGTTTTAACAGTTACAATGCCTAAAGCAGAGAAAAAAGTAAGGCATGAAGTACCTATTCACTAA
- a CDS encoding SIS domain-containing protein, translated as MKYKMYDEIIEQPRSLKDTLSEEKSHMKEIAEKFEEFDKVYLLGCGSSLSTCYSAKSALDFISDKNIEVYTGYEFFYNKKIENDNAGALLTSQSGETADTVAALRRSQQKDIYTVAITNESQCTMIKEADDTVITRGGRESAILGTKTYVTQLMSLYEILFSMNDFKDDDAHKIKKEVLGNIEKLPSATEDLIRKTENDGKETALKFKDDDIFYCMGSGPNYGLAYKLAMTMFMEGALKHACPLYSGEFRHGLIERAEKDVPIVFLNANYPGDDMTTRSIEFCEKLGTKSLVYNMKDYSDMNPLMSPFSLVIPLEWFTYYLADINNEDPGATRHIGKVRY; from the coding sequence ATGAAGTATAAAATGTATGATGAAATTATAGAACAGCCGAGATCCCTGAAAGATACTTTAAGTGAAGAAAAATCACATATGAAAGAGATTGCAGAAAAGTTTGAAGAATTTGATAAAGTATATCTTTTAGGGTGCGGTAGTTCACTTTCAACATGCTACTCTGCAAAAAGCGCGCTTGATTTCATATCAGATAAAAATATAGAAGTTTACACAGGATATGAATTCTTTTACAATAAGAAAATTGAAAATGATAATGCTGGAGCTCTTTTAACTTCCCAATCAGGAGAAACTGCAGATACTGTCGCTGCTCTTAGGAGGTCACAGCAAAAAGACATTTACACGGTAGCAATAACCAATGAAAGCCAGTGCACAATGATTAAAGAAGCTGATGACACTGTGATTACAAGAGGTGGGCGAGAGAGTGCAATACTTGGAACTAAAACTTATGTAACTCAACTTATGAGCCTGTATGAAATTCTATTCAGCATGAATGATTTCAAAGATGATGATGCCCATAAAATAAAAAAAGAAGTTTTAGGAAATATCGAAAAACTTCCATCTGCAACTGAAGACCTGATTAGAAAAACAGAAAATGACGGCAAAGAGACTGCTCTAAAATTTAAAGATGATGACATATTCTACTGCATGGGAAGCGGGCCGAATTATGGGCTTGCATACAAGCTTGCAATGACCATGTTCATGGAAGGAGCTTTAAAACATGCGTGCCCTCTATATTCTGGAGAATTTAGACATGGATTAATTGAACGTGCTGAAAAAGATGTTCCAATCGTGTTTTTAAATGCAAATTATCCTGGAGATGACATGACCACGCGTTCCATTGAATTTTGTGAAAAATTGGGAACTAAATCACTCGTTTACAATATGAAAGATTATTCAGATATGAACCCTTTAATGTCGCCTTTTTCCCTTGTAATTCCACTTGAATGGTTTACTTACTATCTTGCAGACATTAATAACGAAGATCCAGGGGCCACAAGGCATATTGGGAAGGTCCGATATTAA